The following proteins are co-located in the Rhodococcus opacus B4 genome:
- a CDS encoding ABC transporter ATP-binding protein, whose protein sequence is MSDRATTTAERPAGPRIPGPVAPGAPGSKPHDLWPSTRRLLRRLRPHRIIVGIVFLVAAVSVVLTSIAPRMLGQGTNLIFDGIIGKQLPAGMSKDQAVAALRADGQNTFADMVSGMAVVPGVGIDFSALGRVLAIVLALYLGSSVFMWLSGFLLNIVVQGVVKNLRAEVERKIHRLPLRYFDSHSRGDLLSRVTNDIDNVSQSLQQTMSQLIVSAMTVIGILVMMIVISPLLALIAVLTVPLSILVTAQIAKRSKTHFVSQWKSTGELNSHVEEAYTGHELVTVFGRGREVEARFEEQNEALYQASYRAQFISGLIMPAIMFLGNLNFVAIAVLGGMRVASGTMSLGDVQAFIQYSRQFTQPLTQIGAMVNLMQSGVASAERVFAVLDEDEEEPDLTEAPTPTHPLGRVEFADVSFSYSPEKPLIENLSLVAEPGQMVAIVGPTGAGKTTLVNLILRFYELDGGRILLDGVDIAEMSRDDLRSRIGMVLQDAWLFGGTIRDNIAYGRPDATEDEIQAAARISYVDRFVHSLPHGYDTVIDEEGSNISAGEKQLITIARAFISQPSILILDEATSSVDTRTELLVQHATAVLRSDRTSFVIAHRLSTIRDADLIVVMEDGRIVEQGSHEDLLLTRGAYYRLYNSQFVSA, encoded by the coding sequence ATGAGCGATCGCGCAACCACCACCGCCGAACGGCCCGCAGGCCCCCGCATTCCGGGACCGGTCGCACCGGGCGCCCCGGGGTCCAAGCCGCACGACCTGTGGCCGTCCACCAGGCGGCTGCTGCGGCGGCTGCGTCCCCACCGGATCATCGTCGGCATCGTCTTCCTCGTCGCCGCCGTGTCGGTGGTCCTCACCTCGATTGCGCCGCGCATGCTCGGCCAGGGCACGAACCTGATCTTCGACGGCATCATCGGCAAGCAGTTGCCCGCCGGGATGTCGAAGGATCAGGCCGTCGCCGCACTGCGGGCCGACGGCCAGAACACGTTCGCCGACATGGTGTCCGGGATGGCCGTCGTGCCCGGCGTCGGTATCGACTTCAGCGCCCTCGGCCGGGTGCTGGCGATCGTGCTGGCCCTGTACCTGGGGTCGTCGGTGTTCATGTGGCTGTCGGGATTCCTGCTGAACATCGTCGTGCAGGGCGTCGTGAAGAACCTGCGCGCCGAGGTGGAACGGAAGATCCACCGGCTTCCCCTGCGCTACTTCGACTCCCACTCCCGCGGCGACCTGCTCAGCCGCGTCACCAACGACATCGACAACGTCTCGCAGTCGTTGCAGCAGACGATGAGCCAGCTGATCGTGTCGGCGATGACGGTCATCGGCATCCTCGTGATGATGATCGTCATCTCGCCGCTGCTCGCGCTGATCGCGGTGCTGACGGTGCCGCTGTCGATCCTGGTGACGGCGCAGATCGCGAAACGGTCCAAGACGCACTTCGTGTCGCAGTGGAAGTCGACCGGCGAGCTCAACTCGCACGTGGAAGAGGCGTACACGGGCCACGAACTGGTCACCGTGTTCGGCCGCGGCCGCGAGGTGGAGGCACGGTTCGAGGAGCAGAACGAGGCGCTCTACCAGGCCAGCTACCGGGCCCAGTTCATCTCGGGCCTGATCATGCCCGCGATCATGTTCCTCGGAAACCTCAACTTCGTGGCCATCGCCGTCCTCGGCGGCATGCGGGTGGCGTCCGGCACCATGAGCCTCGGCGACGTGCAGGCGTTCATCCAGTACTCGCGGCAGTTCACCCAGCCCCTCACCCAGATCGGGGCCATGGTCAACCTCATGCAGTCGGGTGTGGCGTCCGCCGAGCGGGTGTTCGCCGTCCTCGACGAGGACGAGGAGGAGCCCGACCTCACCGAGGCCCCGACCCCGACGCATCCGCTGGGCCGGGTGGAGTTCGCGGACGTGTCGTTCAGCTACTCGCCGGAGAAGCCGCTGATCGAGAACCTGTCGCTGGTCGCGGAACCCGGCCAGATGGTCGCCATCGTCGGACCCACCGGCGCCGGTAAGACCACCCTCGTCAACCTGATCCTGCGGTTCTACGAACTCGACGGCGGCCGGATCCTCCTCGACGGCGTCGACATCGCCGAGATGTCGCGCGACGACCTGCGGTCCCGCATCGGCATGGTGCTGCAGGACGCGTGGCTGTTCGGTGGCACCATCCGCGACAACATCGCGTACGGACGCCCCGACGCCACCGAGGACGAGATCCAGGCGGCCGCGCGGATCAGCTACGTCGACCGGTTCGTCCACTCGCTGCCCCACGGCTACGACACCGTCATCGACGAAGAGGGCAGCAACATCAGCGCCGGCGAGAAGCAGCTGATCACCATCGCCCGCGCGTTCATCTCGCAGCCGTCGATCCTCATCCTCGACGAGGCAACCAGTTCCGTCGACACCCGCACCGAACTGCTCGTGCAGCACGCGACCGCGGTCCTGCGCAGCGATCGTACGAGTTTCGTGATCGCACACCGGTTGTCGACCATCCGTGACGCCGACCTCATCGTCGTCATGGAAGACGGTCGCATCGTCGAGCAGGGCAGCCACGAGGACCTGCTCCTCACCCGCGGCGCGTACTACCGCCTGTACAACAGCCAGTTCGTCAGTGCGTAA
- a CDS encoding sulfatase-like hydrolase/transferase codes for MSDEKTGHRIDRRTFLSGAAVAGGVTVMSGLFDRRADASETPLRRQPNNYVQPNIVFIVVDEMRFPQVFPAGITTPDQFLQRFMPNLYKLWAPGVKFTQHYTAGVACSPGRACFVTGLYPLQNWMLQTRTGNRASPVPSPAMGRDFPTYGKLLRQAGYVTPYVGKWHLSPSPDEDSGLAPGYLEEYGFDGLTMPDIIGLNGEGFEFDGHIADQAAAWLSTRKPSDGPFCLTASFVNPHDQQFFWAGTEAERYQSLYANNVPPLSPARTWSVTTGESDPPRLGFPSVPPNWEPEKALQSKPSTQVFAREFQALVWGGVTDDVQNLSNYYLQPYGQGTDPDRHIAFAPYTYWERALDSYTNVLTMVDHHIGTVIDSLPEDVAANTVFVMTSDHGEYAGAHGFVAGKLSTAYDEAFHIPLIVADPTGRFTGDTDTPRGQLTSSVDVVPLLATLGHGDRNWMSGDLFATYAERADLLPLLRSNAAAGRDHVVLATNEHAPQGVNWNNSPTHIYVLRTPEAKVAVYSKWLGPTSFVDPASFQYEFYDYATERGRAELDNTFDHDPRGPAMAAQLMTQYLPTQLAAPLPPAFAQQSADAMARYLAYIQLINRYTPGEIDREGIEKLTAFGEVF; via the coding sequence ATGAGCGACGAGAAGACCGGCCATCGGATCGACAGGCGAACGTTTCTCTCGGGTGCCGCGGTCGCGGGCGGGGTGACCGTGATGTCGGGTCTCTTCGACCGTCGGGCGGACGCGTCGGAGACGCCGCTGCGTCGCCAGCCGAACAATTACGTGCAACCCAACATCGTGTTCATCGTCGTCGACGAGATGCGGTTTCCCCAGGTCTTTCCGGCCGGGATCACCACGCCGGACCAGTTCCTGCAACGGTTCATGCCCAACCTCTACAAGTTGTGGGCGCCGGGGGTGAAGTTCACGCAGCACTACACGGCCGGGGTGGCGTGCAGTCCGGGTCGCGCGTGTTTCGTCACCGGCTTGTACCCGCTGCAGAACTGGATGCTGCAGACGCGGACCGGTAATCGCGCCTCCCCCGTCCCGTCGCCCGCGATGGGCCGGGACTTTCCGACGTACGGCAAGCTGTTGCGGCAGGCCGGATACGTGACGCCGTATGTCGGGAAGTGGCATCTGTCGCCGTCGCCCGACGAGGATTCGGGGCTCGCTCCCGGCTACCTCGAGGAGTACGGGTTCGACGGTCTGACCATGCCCGACATCATTGGACTGAACGGTGAGGGCTTCGAATTCGACGGGCACATCGCCGACCAGGCCGCGGCGTGGTTGTCGACGCGTAAACCCTCCGACGGCCCGTTCTGCCTCACGGCGAGCTTCGTCAATCCCCACGACCAGCAGTTCTTCTGGGCCGGAACGGAAGCGGAACGCTATCAGTCGCTGTACGCGAACAACGTTCCCCCACTCAGCCCGGCCCGGACCTGGTCGGTGACCACCGGCGAGAGCGACCCGCCGCGGCTGGGTTTCCCGTCCGTGCCGCCGAACTGGGAACCCGAGAAGGCGCTGCAGTCGAAACCGAGCACCCAGGTGTTCGCGCGGGAGTTCCAGGCGCTGGTGTGGGGCGGCGTCACCGACGACGTGCAGAATCTGTCGAACTACTACCTCCAGCCGTACGGTCAGGGCACCGATCCCGACCGGCACATCGCGTTCGCGCCGTACACGTACTGGGAACGCGCGCTCGACAGTTACACGAACGTGCTGACGATGGTCGATCACCACATCGGCACGGTGATCGACTCGCTCCCGGAAGACGTCGCCGCCAACACCGTGTTCGTCATGACGTCCGATCACGGCGAATACGCCGGTGCACACGGTTTCGTGGCCGGGAAACTGTCCACCGCCTATGACGAGGCGTTCCACATCCCGCTGATCGTCGCCGACCCCACCGGGCGGTTCACCGGAGACACCGACACCCCGCGCGGGCAGCTGACGTCGAGCGTCGACGTGGTTCCGCTGCTCGCGACGCTCGGCCACGGCGACCGGAACTGGATGTCCGGGGACCTGTTCGCCACCTACGCCGAACGCGCCGACCTCCTGCCACTGCTCCGGAGCAACGCAGCGGCGGGTCGTGACCACGTCGTCCTCGCCACCAACGAGCATGCGCCGCAAGGGGTCAACTGGAACAACTCCCCCACCCATATCTACGTGCTGCGCACCCCCGAGGCGAAGGTCGCGGTGTACTCGAAGTGGCTGGGGCCCACGTCCTTCGTCGACCCCGCGTCGTTCCAGTACGAGTTCTACGACTACGCCACCGAACGGGGCCGCGCCGAACTCGACAACACCTTCGACCACGACCCGCGCGGTCCGGCCATGGCCGCCCAGCTGATGACCCAGTACCTGCCGACTCAGCTCGCCGCGCCGCTACCCCCGGCGTTCGCGCAGCAGAGCGCCGACGCGATGGCGCGCTACCTCGCCTACATCCAGCTCATCAACCGGTACACCCCCGGCGAGATCGACCGCGAAGGCATCGAGAAGCTGACCGCGTTCGGGGAGGTGTTCTGA